One Mucilaginibacter ginkgonis genomic region harbors:
- a CDS encoding TolC family protein, producing MRKYLITLKITAVLLVCFTLSAKAQTGLIQEISEVYLTKLVETARLHYPRVKTYNSRIKIAEGNVAKAKLSYFDEFTLSYIYSPHAGQGTTGVAATNPVSTTTGATTTIASNYNYFNSIQVGFFFNPTNFLIKPHNVRQSKEELNIAYNDQAEYLITLRTDIKKLYYVFKTREAELKVQIQNASLDDQTLTLEKRRFEKGEETFELYSKAVAGASANTLARIAAESGYLAAKADLEALLGEKIENIR from the coding sequence ATGAGAAAGTATTTGATTACGCTGAAAATTACTGCAGTATTATTGGTTTGCTTCACACTATCTGCAAAGGCGCAAACAGGCTTGATACAAGAAATCTCCGAGGTATACTTGACAAAATTGGTAGAGACAGCGCGTTTACACTATCCACGTGTAAAAACTTATAACAGCCGTATCAAAATCGCGGAAGGTAACGTGGCTAAGGCCAAACTTTCCTATTTCGATGAGTTTACACTGTCATACATTTACAGCCCACATGCGGGTCAGGGCACTACCGGTGTTGCTGCTACTAATCCTGTAAGCACAACTACAGGGGCAACAACTACCATCGCATCTAACTATAATTACTTCAATAGCATACAGGTAGGTTTCTTCTTTAATCCAACAAACTTTCTAATAAAGCCCCACAACGTAAGGCAATCTAAAGAAGAGCTCAATATCGCTTATAATGACCAGGCCGAATACTTAATCACGTTGCGTACGGACATTAAGAAACTATACTATGTGTTTAAAACCCGTGAGGCAGAACTCAAGGTGCAGATACAGAACGCGTCTCTAGACGATCAAACACTTACATTGGAGAAGCGCCGTTTTGAAAAGGGGGAAGAAACTTTTGAATTGTACAGTAAAGCCGTTGCAGGCGCCTCTGCAAATACATTAGCCCGTATAGCCGCAGAGAGCGGTTACCTTGCCGCCAAAGCAGATCTTGAAGCTCTACTAGGCGAGAAAATAGAAAACATCAGATAG
- a CDS encoding GumC family protein — MEITRYFKLLLKNKYLLVIIPLVAIIITYFLVRNQPSVFVSTAQIATGIVDQTKQVSITAELLGGGEQKIQQQFANIIELIKSKKMLDQVSYALMIHDLTANTPFRKPSKLMVTLNPEAKSHMLDVFKQNYKKREALSLFNSDQKGIYEVMHSMGYDQETLGKKLTVYRTESSDFVTISTESDDPQLAAFIVNTLCQEVIEYYDILLKENQSRASNFLKDLLQQKKDTLDKKTQELKNFKINNHILNLTQQAAGVYTELSSYDAKLQEAKREVGANQAAVNGIDAKFDPQDRQYIESTVVRSNSRIVGLEDQIKTLQGRLVASNFQPQYQRQIDSLNRLIKTQISYASDQAATNPLAAKQALIGRKLELQIQTDLAKSSVKILQSKVDELNASLNKLVPFEAVIQSLENQITVGSKEYLTVLEKYNETTLEANFSNRLRVVDSAMPGLAQPSKKMLLVILSGIVMFVFCLFVFFILFLLDGTLKNPRELANKTKTPVVGYLNLLPMSAIDLNKIWQEKDNNPDVVLFRNLLQSIRYEISHELKGTKMLLINSIEPGEGKTYLTMNLAYAYAAINKKVLVIDGNFDNPGITDLVNPRLTLEDFFNGQSVEDAEQNNSKVNVIGNQGGGNSLLETADSDTIERKINELKKEFDIIIVETPTLSALNKAKEWTIFGNKVVTVFEAGQAFSTEYQLSLDYLKSLEDNFVGWVMNMVGKDQLEKGG, encoded by the coding sequence ATGGAAATAACCAGATATTTTAAACTTCTTCTTAAAAACAAATACCTACTGGTTATAATTCCGCTGGTTGCAATCATTATTACCTACTTTCTGGTGCGCAATCAACCTAGTGTTTTTGTTTCTACAGCCCAAATAGCTACCGGCATCGTTGATCAAACCAAACAGGTTTCTATAACTGCCGAACTTTTGGGTGGTGGTGAGCAGAAGATACAGCAACAGTTTGCCAATATAATTGAGCTTATCAAATCAAAAAAAATGCTCGACCAGGTGTCGTATGCATTAATGATTCACGATCTCACGGCCAATACGCCTTTTAGGAAACCAAGCAAGTTAATGGTGACGCTAAATCCCGAAGCGAAATCACATATGCTTGACGTTTTTAAACAAAATTATAAGAAACGTGAAGCCTTATCATTATTCAATTCAGACCAGAAGGGGATTTATGAGGTTATGCACTCAATGGGTTATGATCAGGAAACCCTTGGTAAGAAACTTACGGTTTATAGAACTGAAAGCAGCGACTTTGTAACTATATCGACTGAAAGTGACGACCCGCAGTTGGCTGCTTTTATTGTTAATACACTTTGCCAGGAAGTAATTGAGTATTATGATATTTTACTGAAAGAAAACCAGAGCCGCGCTTCAAATTTTCTTAAAGACTTGCTGCAACAGAAAAAGGATACGCTTGATAAGAAAACGCAGGAGCTTAAAAACTTTAAAATAAACAATCACATTTTAAACTTAACGCAACAGGCAGCGGGCGTCTATACTGAATTGTCATCATATGACGCGAAACTACAAGAAGCCAAGCGGGAAGTAGGCGCGAATCAGGCAGCCGTAAATGGCATAGACGCGAAGTTTGATCCTCAAGACCGTCAGTATATAGAAAGCACAGTTGTAAGATCAAACTCGCGTATTGTTGGTTTAGAAGATCAGATTAAGACACTACAGGGACGATTAGTCGCATCAAACTTCCAGCCGCAGTATCAGCGTCAGATCGACTCTCTTAATAGGTTGATCAAAACGCAGATTAGCTACGCCTCTGATCAGGCAGCGACTAACCCTTTAGCGGCAAAACAAGCGCTTATAGGCCGTAAATTGGAGCTACAGATACAAACTGACCTTGCTAAAAGCAGTGTTAAAATTCTTCAGTCAAAGGTCGACGAACTTAATGCGTCTCTAAATAAACTGGTGCCGTTTGAGGCTGTAATTCAATCTCTCGAAAATCAGATCACAGTTGGCAGCAAAGAATACCTCACGGTCCTTGAAAAATACAATGAGACCACGCTGGAAGCTAATTTCTCTAATCGCTTGCGTGTGGTTGACAGCGCGATGCCGGGGTTGGCACAGCCGTCTAAAAAGATGCTGCTGGTTATCTTAAGTGGTATCGTGATGTTTGTGTTCTGCTTGTTCGTATTCTTTATCCTATTTTTATTAGACGGTACGCTTAAAAACCCACGCGAGTTGGCCAATAAAACCAAAACGCCGGTGGTAGGCTATCTTAACCTGTTACCGATGTCGGCAATAGATTTAAACAAGATTTGGCAGGAAAAGGATAACAATCCGGACGTAGTCCTCTTCCGAAATTTGCTGCAATCCATCAGGTATGAGATATCGCATGAGTTAAAGGGCACCAAAATGCTGTTGATAAATAGTATTGAACCAGGCGAAGGTAAAACCTACCTAACCATGAACCTGGCTTACGCTTACGCGGCTATTAATAAAAAGGTGCTGGTAATAGATGGTAACTTTGACAACCCTGGCATAACAGACTTGGTAAATCCACGCCTTACACTTGAGGATTTCTTTAACGGCCAAAGTGTTGAAGATGCCGAGCAAAATAACTCTAAAGTAAACGTTATTGGTAACCAGGGTGGAGGCAATTCGTTATTAGAAACCGCTGATTCTGATACCATTGAGCGTAAGATCAATGAGTTAAAAAAGGAATTTGACATCATTATTGTAGAAACGCCTACACTTAGCGCTTTGAACAAAGCCAAAGAGTGGACAATCTTCGGGAACAAGGTTGTCACCGTATTTGAAGCGGGCCAGGCGTTTAGCACCGAATATCAGTTGAGCTTGGATTATCTTAAATCTTTAGAAGATAATTTTGTGGGTTGGGTAATGAACATGGTTGGCAAAGACCAGCTGGAGAAAGGAGGATAA
- a CDS encoding glycosyltransferase: MAKTSWRKEDNIVLIAYLWLLIQIIIGYNLVLPLVLYIFSTFKRKYNPPIGEGREFDYGIIVTSYEQVYTIPDVVESLLKLEHSNFHIYVVADKCDISGLHFTDGRVTIFRPEETLASNTKSHFYAINRFKRPHECVTIIDSDNLVLPNYLTELDLYFNAGFEAVQGVREAKNLNTTFARLDAARDIYYHFYDGKILFKLGSSATLAGSGMAFKTQLYRDCLENNDVIGAGFDKVLQYRILSRNLRIAFAADAIVFDEKTSKSDQLVKQRSRWINTWFKYFGYGFKLLFKSSRNQFVFGLILLRPPLFIFLLLSLVFMFLNIFISATAVVVWLCAFIAFVLGFYIALAKSETDKRIYQSLVNIPKFIFYQVLSLLKVRKANKHSVATTHYVHSAADKPAENES, translated from the coding sequence TTGGCAAAGACCAGCTGGAGAAAGGAGGATAACATTGTGTTGATCGCTTATTTGTGGTTACTGATACAGATCATTATCGGCTACAACCTGGTGTTGCCCCTTGTATTGTACATTTTCTCCACTTTTAAAAGAAAATACAATCCGCCAATTGGCGAAGGCCGTGAGTTTGATTACGGAATTATTGTAACCTCATATGAGCAGGTTTACACAATTCCCGACGTTGTGGAATCTCTACTCAAGCTTGAACACAGCAACTTTCACATCTATGTTGTTGCGGATAAATGCGATATATCGGGATTGCATTTTACCGACGGACGCGTTACCATTTTTCGGCCCGAAGAAACGTTAGCCAGTAACACGAAGTCGCATTTTTATGCTATTAACCGATTTAAACGCCCGCACGAATGTGTCACCATAATAGATAGCGATAACCTTGTTCTGCCCAATTATTTGACGGAATTAGACCTCTATTTTAATGCAGGATTTGAAGCAGTGCAAGGCGTAAGGGAAGCGAAAAACCTGAATACAACTTTTGCACGCTTAGATGCCGCCCGTGATATCTATTACCATTTTTATGATGGTAAAATATTATTCAAACTCGGCTCGTCTGCAACACTTGCCGGCTCCGGAATGGCTTTTAAAACACAGTTGTACCGCGATTGCCTTGAAAATAACGATGTTATCGGTGCCGGTTTCGACAAAGTATTGCAATATCGTATACTAAGCCGCAACCTGCGCATCGCATTTGCCGCGGATGCTATTGTATTTGATGAAAAAACGTCCAAGAGTGATCAACTGGTAAAACAACGTTCACGATGGATCAATACCTGGTTTAAATACTTTGGTTACGGTTTCAAGCTGTTGTTTAAAAGCAGCCGCAACCAATTTGTCTTTGGTTTGATATTATTGCGCCCGCCATTGTTCATATTCTTGTTGCTTTCGCTTGTTTTCATGTTCTTAAACATTTTCATCAGCGCTACGGCAGTAGTAGTATGGCTCTGTGCTTTTATCGCTTTTGTTTTGGGATTTTATATCGCGTTGGCCAAATCTGAAACAGACAAACGCATTTATCAATCACTGGTAAATATTCCTAAATTTATTTTTTACCAGGTACTATCGTTGCTAAAGGTGCGTAAGGCCAACAAGCATTCGGTAGCAACCACGCACTATGTTCACAGTGCGGCAGATAAACCTGCAGAAAATGAGAGTTGA
- a CDS encoding O-antigen ligase family protein yields MPTYNKYSGHLKSTRRKAFSDWFTKTFLLEKLGNKFGLGLFLFFAALVAFGISKSGIVFGVLFLAAVMAPPIIYGIFSIPIFAITLQLTVAYFLFLILRIGIDAPVGTALDAFQAMLLITIIARQKKENNWQIFKTPVTNVIFMWLGFNLIEVANPSAPTLNQWLYTVRTVALVQLSFFIFVYYIRDIKFIRYLMVLYLVYTIAGALYGLKQEFIGFSDGEWAYLNSDPEIASLLFIAGHWRKFSFFSDPVAFAYNMSMPVILCISLIAGKFKAWIKIVSFLLIILFFTSGLTSGTRGANVLVPAALIMFAILNFNRKVLIFSIFITFFFAILIKIPTSNQNLLRFQTAFNPSNDASYNLRKINQKRIQPYILTHPMGGGLGSTGAWGQRFAPNSYLAHFAPDSGYIRVAVENGWIGLFIFCVMMFTFMKTGIDNFYSIKDPELKTYCMASLLIIFAYNIANFPQEALVQYPSNLLFYLFVALTIVTKRLDDEKTANQNKLEAKLAEKAAEKQALNEDEDLALV; encoded by the coding sequence ATGCCAACCTATAATAAATATAGCGGTCATTTAAAGTCAACCCGCCGCAAGGCGTTTTCAGATTGGTTTACTAAAACTTTTTTGCTTGAGAAACTGGGTAACAAATTCGGTTTAGGCTTATTTCTTTTTTTTGCGGCCTTAGTTGCATTTGGAATATCTAAAAGCGGCATTGTATTCGGTGTGCTGTTTCTTGCCGCGGTTATGGCACCACCAATTATTTACGGCATCTTTTCAATTCCCATATTTGCTATTACGCTGCAGCTCACGGTTGCCTATTTTTTGTTCCTTATTTTGCGTATTGGCATAGATGCACCTGTTGGTACCGCGCTCGATGCATTTCAGGCCATGCTGCTTATTACCATAATAGCGCGGCAAAAGAAAGAGAACAACTGGCAGATTTTTAAAACACCGGTTACGAATGTGATATTTATGTGGCTGGGCTTCAACCTTATTGAGGTGGCTAACCCATCCGCACCTACGTTAAATCAGTGGCTATATACAGTACGTACAGTAGCTTTGGTGCAGTTATCCTTTTTCATATTCGTTTACTATATAAGGGATATCAAATTCATCAGGTACCTTATGGTGCTGTATCTGGTTTATACCATTGCCGGCGCCTTATATGGGCTTAAGCAAGAGTTTATAGGGTTCTCTGACGGTGAATGGGCCTACCTGAACTCTGACCCGGAGATTGCCTCGCTGTTGTTCATTGCCGGCCATTGGCGCAAATTCTCTTTCTTCTCAGACCCTGTAGCGTTTGCCTACAACATGTCTATGCCGGTAATTTTGTGCATCTCGCTTATTGCAGGCAAATTTAAGGCTTGGATAAAAATAGTAAGCTTCTTGCTTATCATTCTATTCTTTACCTCTGGATTGACGTCGGGTACGCGTGGTGCTAACGTGTTGGTGCCTGCAGCGCTAATCATGTTCGCGATCTTGAACTTTAACAGAAAGGTGTTGATATTTTCCATATTCATCACCTTCTTTTTTGCCATCCTTATTAAGATCCCTACGTCTAATCAAAACTTACTGCGCTTTCAAACAGCGTTTAATCCAAGTAATGATGCGTCTTATAACTTGCGTAAGATAAATCAGAAACGCATACAGCCATACATTTTGACACACCCAATGGGGGGGGGATTGGGATCTACCGGCGCATGGGGGCAACGCTTTGCCCCGAATTCTTACCTGGCACATTTTGCGCCGGATAGCGGCTACATACGCGTTGCGGTAGAAAATGGTTGGATTGGGTTGTTTATATTTTGCGTAATGATGTTTACGTTTATGAAAACGGGGATCGATAATTTTTACAGTATAAAAGACCCCGAACTTAAAACGTATTGTATGGCATCTCTGCTCATTATATTTGCTTACAACATAGCTAACTTTCCGCAGGAGGCATTAGTGCAATATCCTTCAAATTTGCTGTTTTATCTATTTGTTGCGTTAACGATCGTGACCAAGAGACTGGACGATGAGAAGACTGCTAATCAAAATAAATTGGAAGCAAAACTAGCAGAGAAGGCTGCCGAAAAACAAGCCCTTAACGAAGACGAAGACCTGGCACTGGTATGA
- a CDS encoding glycosyltransferase, which translates to MKDLIKNRDIIMVGQQPWDTEIGSNAKNIAVEFSKNNRVLYVNSPLDRIQYLRRKDEPAVKKRIEMLRTKAENVIKISDNLWNLYPDEIIESITWIKNPAIHTFFNKINNKRLAKSIKAAADMLGFKDYILFNDNDIFRCFYLKELLHPVSSVYYIRDFMLAVDYWKHHGERLEPKLIAKSDVCVANSTYLADYCKKYNPKSYYVGQGCELDIFTDYDKSIIPKDMQPIAKPIIGYVGALQSIRLDLDLLEMVARQKPDWQIVLVGPEDGEFKKSGLHQLSNVHFPGAKSPEQLPGYINAFDVCINPQVVNPVTIGNYPRKIDEYLAMGKPTVATHTDAMEVFADQVYLAKRKEDYLTLIARALEENSPQREQARRDFAAGHTWANSVKEIYSAIIANTPAL; encoded by the coding sequence ATGAAAGATCTGATAAAGAACAGAGACATCATTATGGTAGGGCAGCAGCCCTGGGATACGGAAATTGGCAGTAACGCAAAGAACATTGCCGTTGAGTTTAGTAAAAACAACCGGGTGTTATACGTTAACTCTCCGCTTGATAGGATACAGTACCTGCGGCGAAAGGATGAGCCCGCTGTAAAAAAACGGATTGAGATGCTCCGGACCAAAGCGGAGAACGTTATAAAAATTAGTGATAACCTTTGGAACCTTTACCCTGACGAGATCATCGAATCAATAACATGGATAAAGAATCCTGCTATCCATACGTTTTTTAATAAGATCAACAACAAACGTTTGGCTAAGTCGATAAAGGCGGCGGCTGATATGCTAGGCTTCAAAGATTACATTCTGTTTAATGACAATGACATCTTCCGCTGTTTCTATTTAAAGGAATTGTTGCACCCTGTGAGCAGTGTTTATTATATCCGTGATTTTATGCTGGCAGTAGATTACTGGAAGCATCATGGCGAGCGACTGGAACCTAAACTCATTGCTAAGAGCGATGTCTGTGTAGCCAACTCTACTTACCTGGCAGACTACTGTAAAAAATATAACCCTAAATCTTATTACGTAGGGCAGGGTTGCGAGTTGGATATTTTTACAGATTACGATAAAAGCATCATCCCTAAAGATATGCAGCCTATCGCGAAGCCAATTATCGGTTATGTTGGTGCGTTACAAAGCATTCGCCTGGATTTAGACTTATTGGAGATGGTTGCCAGGCAAAAACCGGACTGGCAGATCGTCCTGGTAGGTCCGGAGGATGGTGAGTTCAAGAAAAGCGGCCTTCATCAATTAAGCAATGTTCATTTTCCAGGCGCTAAAAGTCCGGAACAGCTGCCCGGTTACATAAATGCTTTTGATGTCTGCATTAATCCTCAGGTGGTTAACCCCGTTACTATCGGGAATTATCCGCGTAAGATCGACGAATACCTCGCGATGGGCAAACCAACAGTGGCCACCCATACAGATGCCATGGAGGTTTTTGCAGATCAGGTTTATCTTGCTAAACGCAAGGAAGATTATTTAACGCTTATCGCAAGAGCGTTAGAAGAAAATTCTCCGCAGAGAGAGCAAGCCCGTCGGGATTTTGCAGCAGGGCACACGTGGGCGAATAGCGTTAAGGAAATTTACAGCGCCATTATAGCGAACACGCCGGCCCTATGA
- a CDS encoding glycosyltransferase — translation MTYTFDTITLLVTHYNRSKSLERLLKSFVDRNITFGDVVVSDDGSNEEHLSYMRAMQEVYKFRLITTPQNRGLGNNINKGQDAVTTPLTIYVQEDFEPVKDFGKHLADALTIINERPDVDIIRFYAYFLYPFLKPYKFGFSEMIFKIWLPGYRKFHVYSDHPHLRRSNFFEKFGRYAEGLKGDKTEFLMSMSFTKHKGKAMFYEDFKGLFEQINTDAEPSTMTLTRSNFRQSNNPFIAFGRAIYRNVKHTYDYLTFKRRS, via the coding sequence ATGACGTATACATTCGATACGATTACCTTACTGGTGACGCATTATAACAGAAGTAAGTCGCTGGAGCGATTATTGAAATCTTTTGTTGATCGCAACATTACTTTCGGTGATGTTGTAGTATCTGATGATGGCAGCAACGAAGAGCACCTCTCTTACATGCGCGCCATGCAGGAGGTTTACAAATTCAGGCTGATCACCACGCCGCAAAACAGAGGATTGGGTAACAATATCAATAAAGGCCAGGATGCGGTTACTACTCCCCTTACCATTTATGTGCAGGAAGATTTTGAACCGGTTAAAGATTTTGGCAAGCATCTCGCAGACGCGCTGACGATTATAAACGAGCGCCCTGATGTAGATATCATACGTTTCTATGCTTATTTTTTATATCCATTTTTAAAGCCATATAAATTCGGGTTCTCTGAGATGATCTTTAAAATTTGGCTTCCGGGTTATCGCAAATTTCATGTTTATAGCGACCATCCGCACCTGCGTAGAAGCAATTTTTTCGAAAAATTTGGGCGCTACGCCGAGGGGCTGAAAGGCGACAAGACAGAATTTTTAATGTCAATGTCTTTCACCAAGCATAAAGGTAAGGCCATGTTCTACGAAGATTTTAAAGGCCTGTTTGAACAAATAAATACCGACGCAGAACCCAGTACAATGACGCTCACGCGCAGCAATTTCAGGCAGAGCAACAATCCGTTTATCGCATTCGGACGTGCTATTTACCGTAATGTTAAACACACTTACGACTATCTTACATTTAAGAGAAGATCATAG
- a CDS encoding glycosyltransferase encodes MAIYNFSQVTLLITHYNRSKSLERLLNTFKSQGFTFGGIVVSDDGSKPEHLDVLKQLARQFTFNLVTTPKNKGLGNNINKGQDAVITPYTLYVQEDFEPKEGFAEHFTDALNYMEADAGLDIARFYAYFAYPYLKSYGKGFSEMIFKKWLVYGNHLKFYVYSDHPHLRRKSFFEKFGRYKEGIKGDRTEFLMAASFIKHKGRGLFYNDFTGLFYQKNSSDEPSTMNRATWRESKNPFALAARYIYLRFKLLKWTIEVKLLK; translated from the coding sequence ATGGCTATTTACAACTTTTCGCAGGTTACGCTGTTGATAACCCATTACAACAGAAGCAAGTCTTTAGAGCGGTTGCTCAATACCTTTAAGTCTCAAGGTTTTACATTTGGCGGCATTGTGGTATCTGATGATGGCAGCAAACCAGAGCATCTTGATGTGTTAAAACAGTTAGCTCGGCAATTCACCTTCAACCTGGTGACAACACCTAAAAATAAAGGTTTAGGTAATAACATCAACAAGGGACAGGATGCAGTTATCACTCCCTACACATTATACGTCCAGGAAGATTTTGAGCCTAAAGAAGGCTTTGCCGAACATTTTACGGATGCATTAAATTACATGGAAGCAGACGCAGGCTTAGACATCGCTCGTTTCTACGCTTACTTCGCCTATCCTTATTTAAAATCATATGGCAAAGGATTTTCTGAAATGATATTTAAAAAGTGGCTGGTATATGGCAACCACTTAAAATTTTACGTTTACAGTGACCACCCGCATTTACGCCGTAAAAGCTTTTTTGAAAAGTTTGGGCGGTACAAAGAGGGTATTAAAGGTGATCGTACAGAGTTTTTGATGGCAGCATCATTTATCAAGCATAAAGGACGTGGGCTGTTTTACAATGACTTTACGGGCCTGTTCTATCAGAAAAACTCCTCAGATGAGCCGAGTACAATGAACCGGGCAACCTGGCGCGAAAGTAAAAATCCGTTTGCATTAGCGGCCAGGTATATTTACCTGCGCTTTAAATTACTGAAATGGACGATCGAGGTCAAGTTATTAAAATAG
- a CDS encoding lipopolysaccharide biosynthesis protein, with product MWQKVLKIIKNKHLLSLVGNGVMSLLGMITTAIIYRYLDKAEAGKWVFFLSTLLLIDNIRSGFLTTAFIKFYAGSEQRRKIEIAGSTWAIGIGITGVLLLLNIPAIGLSDYVKDEGLLLFFHWFGVTYICTLPMFIASCVVQGELRFDRLLYLRICNQGLYISFIITLIVMRKLSLHTVLFSYMGAAAITSAFALVMRWTRFRTLFKFTRKGVAEIFNFGKYSVGTTLSSNMFGTSDAYIINFMLGPAALAIYNLGQSLMQLVEIPLRSFAASGMPVLSEAYNVDDRNWLIYTMKKYAGMLTVLLIPVVILAVIFADFAISLIGGGKYVHTEAANVFRLFMTFALLYPADRFFALSLDVIHRPQVNFYKVLIMLAANIIFDFAGVAVFKNVYGIAISTVFPVLIAVIVGYWYMNKYQKFSFWDTYVVGFNEAKLFVKNVSQGKSPFRS from the coding sequence ATGTGGCAAAAAGTTCTTAAGATCATTAAAAACAAACATTTATTATCGCTTGTGGGCAACGGCGTTATGTCCCTGCTGGGTATGATCACTACCGCTATCATCTACCGGTATCTTGATAAGGCAGAGGCAGGTAAATGGGTTTTCTTCCTATCTACTTTACTGCTGATCGACAACATACGATCAGGTTTTTTAACCACTGCTTTCATAAAATTTTACGCCGGTTCTGAGCAGCGCCGTAAGATTGAAATAGCCGGCTCGACGTGGGCCATCGGTATCGGCATAACGGGTGTTTTACTATTGTTAAATATACCTGCGATCGGATTGTCTGACTATGTGAAAGATGAAGGCCTGCTGCTATTTTTCCATTGGTTTGGTGTTACTTACATATGCACTTTGCCTATGTTTATTGCCAGCTGCGTTGTGCAGGGAGAGTTGCGTTTTGATCGCTTGCTTTACCTGCGGATATGTAACCAGGGGCTTTATATAAGTTTTATCATCACACTCATCGTGATGCGCAAGCTTTCACTACATACCGTATTGTTTAGTTACATGGGCGCTGCGGCGATCACCAGTGCTTTCGCGTTAGTTATGCGGTGGACGAGGTTCCGTACCCTTTTCAAATTCACGCGCAAAGGTGTAGCGGAGATTTTCAATTTCGGCAAATACAGTGTAGGCACTACGCTGAGTTCAAACATGTTTGGTACGTCTGACGCGTACATAATTAACTTTATGCTTGGGCCTGCAGCCTTAGCGATATACAATCTGGGCCAAAGCCTTATGCAATTGGTTGAAATTCCGCTGCGCAGCTTCGCTGCTTCGGGAATGCCTGTGCTGTCTGAAGCTTACAATGTTGATGATCGCAATTGGCTGATTTATACCATGAAAAAATACGCCGGTATGTTAACCGTGTTACTGATACCGGTTGTAATTCTTGCCGTGATATTTGCAGATTTTGCAATCTCACTTATTGGCGGAGGTAAATACGTGCATACAGAAGCAGCTAACGTTTTCCGTTTATTCATGACGTTTGCGCTATTATATCCGGCCGACCGGTTTTTCGCCTTGTCACTTGATGTGATCCATCGCCCGCAGGTGAATTTTTATAAGGTACTTATAATGCTGGCAGCCAATATCATATTTGATTTTGCCGGGGTAGCTGTGTTTAAGAATGTGTATGGCATTGCTATCTCAACCGTATTCCCTGTATTGATAGCAGTGATTGTAGGTTATTGGTACATGAACAAATACCAGAAGTTTTCGTTCTGGGATACTTACGTTGTTGGTTTTAACGAAGCCAAACTATTCGTTAAAAACGTGTCACAGGGTAAGTCACCGTTTAGAAGTTAA
- a CDS encoding ATP-binding protein, translating into MPVQRSYEIHLLDHVPPALLEGMLTFIKESIPVVKDEAHLLSRSKFILTELVTNAIKHANTMVSTVTVRLDANSISFVKTDTGDKLDVPQMSSESVPHGKVITTDIMHTLYSVNENDRITFYCHEHPEPSLDDEHTYPEHFGLLIITKASDDFYYRYDQSSQTNIFTVTINF; encoded by the coding sequence ATGCCCGTCCAAAGATCCTACGAAATACATTTATTAGACCACGTTCCGCCTGCATTGCTCGAGGGAATGCTTACGTTTATAAAAGAGTCGATTCCGGTTGTAAAAGATGAAGCACATCTGCTATCGCGAAGCAAATTTATTCTTACTGAATTGGTTACCAATGCCATAAAACATGCCAACACCATGGTTAGCACGGTAACCGTTCGCTTAGATGCAAATTCTATAAGCTTTGTTAAGACAGACACCGGCGACAAGCTGGACGTACCGCAGATGAGTAGCGAATCTGTACCACATGGTAAGGTCATCACCACAGATATAATGCATACCCTGTATTCTGTGAATGAAAATGACCGAATTACATTTTATTGCCATGAGCACCCTGAGCCATCACTTGATGACGAGCATACTTATCCCGAGCACTTTGGTTTACTGATCATTACAAAGGCATCAGACGATTTTTACTATAGGTATGATCAAAGCAGCCAAACCAATATTTTCACGGTGACTATTAACTTCTAA
- a CDS encoding STAS domain-containing protein, which yields MIDVLNNQNDYLLADLNLKEANMSNADDFKAEVIDILNRENKKLILSMHNVNYIDSTFLGAMVAALKHAIGKKLDIILVGLNKDIYELMALIRLDKVFKIYDNFNSATSN from the coding sequence ATGATAGACGTACTAAATAACCAAAACGACTACCTACTGGCCGACCTTAATTTAAAAGAGGCCAATATGTCAAACGCCGACGATTTTAAAGCCGAGGTAATAGACATCCTGAACCGGGAAAATAAAAAGTTGATATTGAGCATGCACAATGTGAACTATATCGACAGTACTTTTTTGGGTGCGATGGTGGCTGCGCTTAAACATGCTATTGGTAAAAAATTGGATATTATTTTAGTTGGATTGAACAAGGACATTTATGAGCTGATGGCGCTTATTCGCCTGGATAAGGTGTTTAAGATCTATGACAATTTTAATAGCGCTACCAGCAATTAA